Proteins encoded in a region of the Candidatus Afararchaeum irisae genome:
- a CDS encoding NADH-quinone oxidoreductase subunit N, with amino-acid sequence MVDVVSLEAVSPELAVGGVALLILLVDSFTQSKHGRIAGVLGFLGVTGGFGLSLYVYGSGVRADSVAGMLIVDEFSLFFNLAVLIVSALVIVASFEYLSEFAPETKNNTTEYVVLVLLATLGMMLMGSSRSLVTAFISLEMTSLASYALVGFTKKKKASIEGAMKYLILGGLSSSILLYGISLVYGVTGTFDLFELGTMDSPVALVGVGALFILAGFAFKVAAVPFQVWAPDAYTGAPTPIAGFISSASKIAGFVVLFRVFTVAFATRVDWVLAVQILAVVTMTFGNFAAAAQSSVKRMLAYSSIGHAGYALIALAVFSSSGNQAFALGAAMSHLFVYGLMNTGAFLVVGLVDDYWGFGYEFEDYAGVGRQVPVIGVAMAIFMFSLAGLPTGAGFVSKLAVFASAVESGYWWLALVGSVNSALSLYYYTRVLRYMWVEDSSSESPEITKKPLGIYAAIIFAAAATFALMFGFEPVLQTATDAASQLLSLSV; translated from the coding sequence GTGGTCGACGTGGTAAGCCTCGAAGCCGTGTCGCCCGAACTCGCTGTGGGAGGTGTCGCGCTTCTCATACTCCTCGTCGACAGTTTCACACAGTCGAAACACGGACGTATCGCGGGAGTCCTCGGCTTCTTAGGAGTTACGGGAGGCTTCGGACTCAGCCTCTACGTCTACGGAAGCGGAGTGAGAGCCGACTCAGTCGCAGGTATGCTGATAGTCGACGAGTTTTCGCTCTTCTTCAACTTAGCCGTCCTGATAGTCTCGGCTCTTGTGATCGTAGCGAGCTTCGAGTACCTGAGCGAGTTCGCCCCCGAGACGAAGAACAACACGACAGAGTACGTCGTCCTCGTACTACTCGCGACACTCGGAATGATGCTGATGGGTAGCTCGCGGTCTCTCGTGACTGCCTTCATATCGCTTGAGATGACATCGCTCGCGTCGTACGCACTCGTGGGATTCACGAAGAAGAAGAAGGCGAGTATCGAGGGTGCTATGAAGTACCTCATACTCGGAGGTCTTTCGAGCTCTATACTCCTCTACGGAATCTCACTCGTCTACGGAGTCACGGGAACCTTCGACCTCTTCGAACTCGGAACGATGGACTCCCCCGTCGCACTTGTCGGCGTCGGAGCCCTCTTCATACTCGCGGGATTCGCGTTCAAGGTCGCCGCAGTTCCGTTCCAGGTCTGGGCACCCGACGCCTACACCGGAGCACCGACTCCGATAGCGGGCTTCATATCGAGCGCGTCTAAGATAGCGGGCTTCGTCGTCCTCTTCCGTGTATTCACAGTCGCCTTCGCGACACGCGTCGACTGGGTGCTCGCTGTACAGATACTCGCAGTCGTGACGATGACGTTCGGCAACTTCGCCGCCGCGGCACAGTCGAGCGTCAAGAGGATGCTCGCCTACTCGTCGATAGGACACGCCGGCTACGCTCTGATAGCCCTCGCTGTCTTCTCGTCGTCGGGTAACCAGGCATTCGCACTCGGAGCCGCGATGAGCCATCTCTTCGTCTACGGTCTTATGAACACGGGAGCCTTCCTAGTCGTCGGACTCGTAGACGACTACTGGGGATTCGGATACGAGTTCGAGGACTACGCCGGGGTCGGAAGACAGGTTCCCGTCATAGGGGTCGCGATGGCGATATTCATGTTCTCGCTCGCGGGTCTTCCGACGGGAGCCGGCTTCGTCTCGAAGCTCGCGGTCTTCGCGAGTGCTGTCGAGTCGGGATACTGGTGGCTCGCACTTGTGGGCTCGGTAAATTCGGCACTCAGCCTCTACTACTACACGAGAGTCCTCAGGTATATGTGGGTCGAGGACTCGTCGAGTGAGTCGCCCGAGATAACTAAGAAGCCTCTCGGCATCTACGCCGCCATAATATTCGCCGCCGCGGCTACATTCGCCCTGATGTTCGGCTTCGAGCCGGTTCTACAGACCGCGACAGACGCCGCTAGTCAGCTTCTATCTCTGTCGGTATGA
- a CDS encoding MBL fold metallo-hydrolase, translating into MRIEDEVERIPTPSTSSNVYSVDGVLVDVGTDVSALPDADEVYITHAHADHVGCLPEYVDETDAEFHIHPKAWDTLVEDDEYARLNSCFVNDGDTVYFGEYAFEVLHTPGHSPGSVSYYSEDEKTLFAGDVVFGNGSPGRTDMPGGDSKQLRRSLERLKNLEVDHLYPGHSDPSHTDVEGKIHVAASLV; encoded by the coding sequence ATGAGGATAGAGGACGAGGTCGAGAGGATTCCGACGCCCTCGACGTCTTCTAACGTCTACTCAGTCGACGGTGTCTTAGTTGACGTCGGAACCGACGTATCGGCTCTTCCCGACGCTGACGAGGTCTACATAACACACGCCCACGCCGACCACGTAGGCTGTCTTCCCGAGTACGTCGACGAGACCGACGCGGAGTTCCACATACATCCGAAGGCGTGGGATACTCTCGTTGAAGACGACGAGTACGCGCGTCTCAATTCCTGCTTCGTCAACGACGGCGACACAGTCTACTTCGGCGAGTACGCCTTCGAAGTTCTCCACACACCTGGACACTCACCCGGAAGCGTCTCGTACTACTCTGAGGACGAAAAGACTCTCTTCGCGGGCGACGTCGTCTTCGGAAACGGAAGTCCGGGACGTACCGACATGCCGGGGGGCGACTCCAAACAGCTTAGAAGATCGCTCGAACGTCTCAAGAACCTCGAAGTCGACCATCTATATCCCGGACACTCCGACCCGAGTCACACAGACGTCGAAGGCAAGATACACGTCGCCGCGAGTCTTGTCTGA
- a CDS encoding NuoM family protein, whose amino-acid sequence MKITALIAVPMVAALVTLFIKGDKSKYFAFVASLAPLGVSLYIWSLFDSSGGNALLDSGAVQFEEAVHWITLGGYDVQYLVGLDGVSMPLVVLTTFLASLAILSAWQSIDERQNEFYALVLLLEGGLIGVFTALDFLVFYVFWEAVLVPMYFLIAVWGGEDRKYAAMKFFVYTNTASLVMFIGVFALIFNSGIESLSLVALTHAIQSGGLTGAWGIPADILALMAFVALFIGFAVKVHLVPFHTWAPDAYVQAPTPVSVLLAGVLLKMGTYALLRFNFTMLSDVAAGLTAEIAVVGAVSVIYGALLAMAQTDLKRIVAYSSISSMGYVIVGLAAYTEYSVGGATFQMISHGLISGLLFMVVGVVYHKLHTRDVHEISGLAHRMPVVTTVFVAAAFGYMGLPGMSGFAAEIFVFLGSMGSFEGSRIIVPVAMFGVVIVAGYLLFAMQRTLFGEYDAPDEYKDGLTDASVAETVPLVLLVLVIIALGVQPDIAFEMIQRSTSAVVELTAGGV is encoded by the coding sequence AAACGCTCTCCTCGACTCGGGAGCCGTCCAGTTCGAGGAAGCGGTACACTGGATCACTCTCGGAGGCTACGACGTCCAGTACCTCGTGGGTCTCGACGGAGTCAGCATGCCCTTAGTCGTACTCACGACGTTCCTCGCGAGCCTCGCGATACTCTCGGCGTGGCAGTCGATAGACGAGAGACAGAACGAGTTCTACGCCCTCGTCCTCCTACTCGAAGGTGGTCTCATAGGCGTCTTCACCGCACTCGACTTCCTAGTCTTCTACGTCTTCTGGGAAGCCGTACTCGTCCCGATGTACTTCCTCATAGCAGTCTGGGGAGGCGAGGACAGGAAGTACGCCGCGATGAAGTTCTTCGTCTACACCAACACCGCGTCTCTTGTGATGTTCATAGGAGTCTTCGCGCTGATCTTCAACTCGGGAATCGAGAGCCTCAGCCTGGTCGCTCTGACACACGCTATCCAGTCGGGCGGTCTCACAGGCGCGTGGGGAATACCCGCCGACATTCTCGCACTCATGGCGTTTGTCGCCCTCTTCATAGGATTCGCCGTCAAGGTTCATCTCGTTCCGTTCCACACATGGGCACCCGACGCCTACGTTCAGGCACCGACCCCCGTTAGTGTCCTACTCGCGGGTGTACTCCTCAAGATGGGTACTTACGCACTACTGAGGTTCAACTTCACTATGCTCTCCGACGTCGCCGCGGGACTCACCGCTGAGATCGCGGTCGTCGGCGCAGTCAGTGTCATCTACGGCGCGCTCTTAGCGATGGCACAGACTGACCTCAAGAGGATAGTCGCTTACTCGTCGATATCGAGCATGGGGTACGTCATAGTCGGCTTAGCGGCGTACACCGAGTACTCCGTCGGAGGCGCGACCTTCCAGATGATCTCACACGGTCTCATAAGCGGTCTCCTCTTCATGGTAGTCGGAGTCGTATACCACAAGCTCCACACGCGTGACGTACACGAGATCTCCGGCTTAGCCCACAGGATGCCCGTCGTGACGACAGTCTTCGTCGCGGCGGCTTTCGGATACATGGGACTCCCCGGTATGTCGGGATTCGCCGCCGAGATCTTCGTCTTCCTCGGATCGATGGGATCGTTCGAGGGATCAAGGATTATAGTCCCGGTAGCGATGTTTGGGGTCGTTATAGTCGCGGGATACCTTCTCTTCGCGATGCAGAGAACCCTCTTCGGCGAGTACGACGCTCCCGACGAGTATAAGGACGGACTCACCGACGCCTCGGTCGCCGAGACAGTTCCTCTCGTCCTTCTCGTACTCGTGATAATCGCGCTCGGGGTACAGCCCGACATCGCTTTCGAAATGATACAGAGGTCGACGAGTGCAGTAGTCGAGCTCACCGCAGGAGGTGTGTAG